The following proteins come from a genomic window of Phycodurus eques isolate BA_2022a chromosome 9, UOR_Pequ_1.1, whole genome shotgun sequence:
- the srpx2 gene encoding sushi repeat-containing protein SRPX2 isoform X3 — protein MSCDRGYRLIGRSSIQCLADRRWSGTAVCRKMRCSVLPLIPHGRYTCTQGFVADSRCDFTCTPGRRIEGEHSRTCRHGGTWSGVQPICSDTEPPKMRCPRSRIKVAEPAKLTARVTWDAPVATDTADKILDVILVGQEPGTDFKEGANIIRYKVYDQARNRAACKFIIRVEVRRCPALPPPMHGSLACSSDVTNYGAACVHLCDGGYERRGAASRVCQFDGSWSDGPAECAPMAIESDVKTASALLRQFFQKRRLLILSAPDITDPEYHLQNVMLQKADCGLQLRHVTLIELLGSSPRETGRIKENNLTSAVIDELRLTFRISRQYFSMVLVDKLGLDRERFINPLASEELFSYIDSFVLDEDEREKLELHRDFCDS, from the exons ATGAGCTGCGACCGAGGCTACCGCCTGATAGGCCGGAGCTCCATCCAGTGCCTCGCCGACCGCCGCTGGTCCGGCACCGCTGTCTGCCGCA AGATGCGATGCAGCGTGTTGCCGCTCATTCCGCACGGCAGATACACGTGCACGCAGGGCTTCGTGGCGGACTCCAGGTGCGACTTCACCTGCACGCCCGGCCGCCGCATCGAGGGGGAGCACAGCCGCACGTGCCGGCATGGCGGGACGTGGAGCGGCGTGCAGCCCATTTGTTCAG ATACAGAACCTCCCAAAATGAGGTGCCCGAGATCCAGAATCAAGGTAGCGGAACCTGCAAAACTGACTGCCAGAGTGACTTGGGATGCACCGGTGGCCACAGACACAGCCGATAAAATACTCGA CGTGATCCTCGTGGGCCAGGAGCCCGGCACTGACTTTAAGGAGGGAGCCAACATCATCCGCTACAAAGTCTACGATCAAGCCAGAAACAGAGCTGCCTGCAAGTTTATCATTCGGGTCGAAG TCAGGAGATGCCCCGCCCTGCCCCCCCCGATGCACGGCTCGCTCGCCTGCTCCTCCGACGTCACCAACTACGGCGCCGCGTGCGTCCACCTCTGCGACGGCGGGTACGAGCGCAGGGGCGCGGCCAGTCGGGTTTGCCAGTTTGACGGCAGCTGGAGCGACGGCCCTGCGGAGTGCGCTC CCATGGCGATCGAGTCGGATGTGAAAACGGCGTCGGCTCTGCTGCGTcagtttttccagaagaggcgcCTTCTCATCCTGTCCGCGCCCGACATCACCGACCCGGAGTACCACCTGCAGAACGTCATGTTACAA AAAGCAGACTGCGGATTACAACTGCGCCACGTGACGCTCATCGAGCTGCTGGGCTCGTCGCCGCGCGAGACGGGACGCATCAAGGAGAACAACTTGACCTCGGCGGTCATCGACGAGTTGAG GCTCACATTCCGAATCTCCCGGCAGTACTTCAGCATGGTTCTGGTGGACAAGCTGGGGCTGGATCGGGAGCGCTTCATCAACCCCCTGGCGTCGGAGGAGCTCTTCTCCTACATCGACAGTTTCGTGCTGGACGAAGACGAGCGGGAGAAGCTCGAGCTCCACAGGGACTTCTGTGATTCCTAA
- the srpx2 gene encoding sushi repeat-containing protein SRPX2 isoform X2: protein MPGSLVLFLLFLYVTAVRGTAEEGGGNDDVVDADDALRLDYTQLHWCHAPRLVNGELSCHSPRGRAYRTTQGTRCNMSCDRGYRLIGRSSIQCLADRRWSGTAVCRKMRCSVLPLIPHGRYTCTQGFVADSRCDFTCTPGRRIEGEHSRTCRHGGTWSGVQPICSDTEPPKMRCPRSRIKVAEPAKLTARVTWDAPVATDTADKILDVILVGQEPGTDFKEGANIIRYKVYDQARNRAACKFIIRVEVRRCPALPPPMHGSLACSSDVTNYGAACVHLCDGGYERRGAASRVCQFDGSWSDGPAECAPMAIESDVKTASALLRQFFQKRRLLILSAPDITDPEYHLQNVMLQKADCGLQLRHVTLIELLGSSPRETGRIKENNLTSAVIDELSTSAWFWWTSWGWIGSASSTPWRRRSSSPTSTVSCWTKTSGRSSSSTGTSVIPKVRK from the exons ATGCCCGGGAGCCTGGTGCTCTTCTTGCTCTTTTTATATGTCACAG CTGTGCGTGGGACCGCCGAGGAGGGCGGCGGCAACGATGACGTCGTGGACGCTGACGACGCACTCCGCCTAGACTACACCC AACTTCACTGGTGCCACGCGCCGCGCCTCGTCAACGGCGAGCTGTCCTGCCACTCCCCCCGAGGCCGAGCGTATCGGACCACGCAGGGCACCCGCTGCAACATGAGCTGCGACCGAGGCTACCGCCTGATAGGCCGGAGCTCCATCCAGTGCCTCGCCGACCGCCGCTGGTCCGGCACCGCTGTCTGCCGCA AGATGCGATGCAGCGTGTTGCCGCTCATTCCGCACGGCAGATACACGTGCACGCAGGGCTTCGTGGCGGACTCCAGGTGCGACTTCACCTGCACGCCCGGCCGCCGCATCGAGGGGGAGCACAGCCGCACGTGCCGGCATGGCGGGACGTGGAGCGGCGTGCAGCCCATTTGTTCAG ATACAGAACCTCCCAAAATGAGGTGCCCGAGATCCAGAATCAAGGTAGCGGAACCTGCAAAACTGACTGCCAGAGTGACTTGGGATGCACCGGTGGCCACAGACACAGCCGATAAAATACTCGA CGTGATCCTCGTGGGCCAGGAGCCCGGCACTGACTTTAAGGAGGGAGCCAACATCATCCGCTACAAAGTCTACGATCAAGCCAGAAACAGAGCTGCCTGCAAGTTTATCATTCGGGTCGAAG TCAGGAGATGCCCCGCCCTGCCCCCCCCGATGCACGGCTCGCTCGCCTGCTCCTCCGACGTCACCAACTACGGCGCCGCGTGCGTCCACCTCTGCGACGGCGGGTACGAGCGCAGGGGCGCGGCCAGTCGGGTTTGCCAGTTTGACGGCAGCTGGAGCGACGGCCCTGCGGAGTGCGCTC CCATGGCGATCGAGTCGGATGTGAAAACGGCGTCGGCTCTGCTGCGTcagtttttccagaagaggcgcCTTCTCATCCTGTCCGCGCCCGACATCACCGACCCGGAGTACCACCTGCAGAACGTCATGTTACAA AAAGCAGACTGCGGATTACAACTGCGCCACGTGACGCTCATCGAGCTGCTGGGCTCGTCGCCGCGCGAGACGGGACGCATCAAGGAGAACAACTTGACCTCGGCGGTCATCGACGAGTTGAG TACTTCAGCATGGTTCTGGTGGACAAGCTGGGGCTGGATCGGGAGCGCTTCATCAACCCCCTGGCGTCGGAGGAGCTCTTCTCCTACATCGACAGTTTCGTGCTGGACGAAGACGAGCGGGAGAAGCTCGAGCTCCACAGGGACTTCTGTGATTCCTAAAGTCAggaaatag
- the tspan7 gene encoding tetraspanin-7, with amino-acid sequence MTSLPICAWTPPPSHTHTHTHKNFGFFRGCLEESFHLFDFYAKLKKPNMSPPSRRLQTKPVITCLKTFLISYSLIFWFTGMILLAVGVWGKVNLEAYITLVSDDTTNAPYVLIGTGAAIIVFGLFGCFATCRGSPWMLKLYAMFLTVVFLAELVAGISGFVFRHEIKAKLGSAYKNAVKSYNSTESGRSAVDAIQRTLQCCGVKNFTDWADTDYFKEQGIPASCCKVNTNCPPETLKDLDKARNEVYDTGCFSLVTNVMESNLGIIAGISFGIAFFQLIGIFLACCLSRYITNNQYEMV; translated from the exons ATGACGTCACTTCCCATTTGCGCTTGGACgccccccccctcacacacacacacacacacacacaagaacttTGGCTTCTTCAGAGGTTGCCTTGAGGAGAGCTttcatttgtttgacttttacGCCAAACTAAAGAAGCCGAACATGTCGCCGCCTTCACGGCGGCTTCAGACGAAGCCGGTCATCACCTGCCTGAAGACTTTCCTCATCTCGTACAGCCTCATTTTCTGG TTCACGGGCATGATCCTGCTGGCGGTGGGCGTGTGGGGGAAGGTCAACCTGGAGGCGTACATCACGCTGGTGTCCGACGACACCACCAACGCGCCGTACGTCCTCATCGGCACCGGCGCCGCCATCATCGTCTTCGGGCTGTTCGGCTGCTTCGCCACGTGCCGCGGCAGCCCGTGGATGCTGAAACTG TACGCCATGTTCTTGACCGTGGTCTTCCTGGCCGAGCTGGTGGCCGGAATATCGGGCTTCGTCTTCCGGCACGAG ATCAAGGCCAAGTTAGGCAGCGCGTACAAAAACGCAGTCAAGTCGTACAACAGCACGGAAAGCGGCAGAAGTGCGGTGGATGCCATCCAACGGACC TTGCAATGCTGCGGCGTGAAAAACTTCACGGACTGGGCCGACACGGACTACTTCAAAGAGCAGGGCATCCCCGCCAGTTGCTGCAAAGTCAACACCAACTGCCCCCCCGAGACCCTCAAGGACCTGGACAAGGCTCGGAATGAAGTGTACGACACC gGCTGCTTCTCACTGGTGACCAACGTGATGGAGTCCAACCTGGGCATCATTGCCGGGATCTCTTTTGGAATCGCCTTCTTCCAG CTCATCGGGATATTCCTGGCCTGCTGCTTGTCTCGATACATAACCAACAACCAGTACGAGATGGTGTAA
- the srpx2 gene encoding sushi repeat-containing protein SRPX2 isoform X1: MPGSLVLFLLFLYVTAVRGTAEEGGGNDDVVDADDALRLDYTQLHWCHAPRLVNGELSCHSPRGRAYRTTQGTRCNMSCDRGYRLIGRSSIQCLADRRWSGTAVCRKMRCSVLPLIPHGRYTCTQGFVADSRCDFTCTPGRRIEGEHSRTCRHGGTWSGVQPICSDTEPPKMRCPRSRIKVAEPAKLTARVTWDAPVATDTADKILDVILVGQEPGTDFKEGANIIRYKVYDQARNRAACKFIIRVEVRRCPALPPPMHGSLACSSDVTNYGAACVHLCDGGYERRGAASRVCQFDGSWSDGPAECAPMAIESDVKTASALLRQFFQKRRLLILSAPDITDPEYHLQNVMLQKADCGLQLRHVTLIELLGSSPRETGRIKENNLTSAVIDELRLTFRISRQYFSMVLVDKLGLDRERFINPLASEELFSYIDSFVLDEDEREKLELHRDFCDS; this comes from the exons ATGCCCGGGAGCCTGGTGCTCTTCTTGCTCTTTTTATATGTCACAG CTGTGCGTGGGACCGCCGAGGAGGGCGGCGGCAACGATGACGTCGTGGACGCTGACGACGCACTCCGCCTAGACTACACCC AACTTCACTGGTGCCACGCGCCGCGCCTCGTCAACGGCGAGCTGTCCTGCCACTCCCCCCGAGGCCGAGCGTATCGGACCACGCAGGGCACCCGCTGCAACATGAGCTGCGACCGAGGCTACCGCCTGATAGGCCGGAGCTCCATCCAGTGCCTCGCCGACCGCCGCTGGTCCGGCACCGCTGTCTGCCGCA AGATGCGATGCAGCGTGTTGCCGCTCATTCCGCACGGCAGATACACGTGCACGCAGGGCTTCGTGGCGGACTCCAGGTGCGACTTCACCTGCACGCCCGGCCGCCGCATCGAGGGGGAGCACAGCCGCACGTGCCGGCATGGCGGGACGTGGAGCGGCGTGCAGCCCATTTGTTCAG ATACAGAACCTCCCAAAATGAGGTGCCCGAGATCCAGAATCAAGGTAGCGGAACCTGCAAAACTGACTGCCAGAGTGACTTGGGATGCACCGGTGGCCACAGACACAGCCGATAAAATACTCGA CGTGATCCTCGTGGGCCAGGAGCCCGGCACTGACTTTAAGGAGGGAGCCAACATCATCCGCTACAAAGTCTACGATCAAGCCAGAAACAGAGCTGCCTGCAAGTTTATCATTCGGGTCGAAG TCAGGAGATGCCCCGCCCTGCCCCCCCCGATGCACGGCTCGCTCGCCTGCTCCTCCGACGTCACCAACTACGGCGCCGCGTGCGTCCACCTCTGCGACGGCGGGTACGAGCGCAGGGGCGCGGCCAGTCGGGTTTGCCAGTTTGACGGCAGCTGGAGCGACGGCCCTGCGGAGTGCGCTC CCATGGCGATCGAGTCGGATGTGAAAACGGCGTCGGCTCTGCTGCGTcagtttttccagaagaggcgcCTTCTCATCCTGTCCGCGCCCGACATCACCGACCCGGAGTACCACCTGCAGAACGTCATGTTACAA AAAGCAGACTGCGGATTACAACTGCGCCACGTGACGCTCATCGAGCTGCTGGGCTCGTCGCCGCGCGAGACGGGACGCATCAAGGAGAACAACTTGACCTCGGCGGTCATCGACGAGTTGAG GCTCACATTCCGAATCTCCCGGCAGTACTTCAGCATGGTTCTGGTGGACAAGCTGGGGCTGGATCGGGAGCGCTTCATCAACCCCCTGGCGTCGGAGGAGCTCTTCTCCTACATCGACAGTTTCGTGCTGGACGAAGACGAGCGGGAGAAGCTCGAGCTCCACAGGGACTTCTGTGATTCCTAA
- the mid1ip1l gene encoding mid1-interacting protein 1-like → MQMSGERASNKHSLINVMHRFIAAANNMDETIMVPSLLRDVPLEEERAAGRTEANNNNNNNDDDDDRRASEQQRDMYEHYLLLKSMKNDMEWGLLKREMSTGGFLEMAVKQEEPKAVSDSADLERQFHFHLRGLFGVLSKLTLQADHVTNRYKREIGGGNFIR, encoded by the coding sequence ATGCAGATGAGCGGCGAGCGCGCCAGCAACAAGCACTCCCTCATCAACGTCATGCACCGCTTCATCGCGGCGGCCAACAACATGGACGAGACCATCATGGTGCCGAGCCTGCTGCGGGACGTGCCGCTGGAGGAGGAGCGGGCGGCCGGCCGGACGgaagccaacaacaacaacaacaacaacgacgacgacgacgaccggcGCGCCAGCGAGCAGCAGCGGGACATGTACGAGCACTACCTGCTCCTCAAGTCCATGAAGAACGACATGGAGTGGGGTCTCCTCAAGCGGGAGATGAGCACCGGCGGCTTCCTGGAGATGGCCGTCAAGCAGGAGGAGCCCAAGGCCGTCAGCGACAGCGCCGACCTGGAGCGACAGTTTCACTTCCACCTGCGCGGACTCTTTGGGGTTCTGTCCAAGCTCACCTTGCAGGCGGACCACGTCACCAACAGATACAAGCGAGAGATCGGAGGCGGAAACTTCATCAGATAG